Proteins encoded in a region of the Rutidosis leptorrhynchoides isolate AG116_Rl617_1_P2 chromosome 9, CSIRO_AGI_Rlap_v1, whole genome shotgun sequence genome:
- the LOC139866685 gene encoding ornithine transcarbamylase, chloroplastic-like isoform X1, giving the protein MAYAALMPAKLSLQGSHDHIRTTTSCMNFDNLSKDFVRGTKIDKLKINGRVKKSTKALQIRSALSYVEEKTGFKDFLHINDFDKGTILKILDRAQEVKALLKSGEKTYLPFKGKTMAMIFAKPSMRTRVSFETGFFLLGGHAIYLGPKDIEMGKREETRDVARVLSRYNDIIMARLFAHQDLLDLANYASVPVINGLTDYNHPCQIMADALTMIEHIGQIEGTKVVYVGDGNNIVHSWLLLAAVIPFHFVCACPKGFEPDPETVEKAKRAGVGKIEITNDPKEAVKGADVVYSDVWASMGQKEEAAYRRQVFQGFQVDEELMKISGPQAYFMHCLPAERGVEVTNGVIEAPNSIVFPQAENRMHAQNAIMLHSLGL; this is encoded by the exons ATGGCGTATGCAGCATTGATGCCAGCAAAACTTAGTTTACAAGGTTCTCATGATCACATTAGGACCACTACTTCGTGCATGAATTTCGATAATCTGAGCAAAG ATTTTGTCCGTGGAACCAAGATTGACAAACTCAAAATTAATGGGCGGGTCAAAAAGTCAACCAAGGCTCTGCAAATCAGGTCTGCATTGTCTTATGTCGAAG AGAAGACAGGGTTCAAGGACTTTTTGCACATTAATGATTTTGATAAGGGAACCATATTAAAGATTTTGGACCGTGCACAAGAGGTAAAGGCGTTGCTAAAATCGGGAGAGAAAACTTATCTTCCATTTAAAGGGAAAACAATGGCTATGATATTTGCCAAGCCATCCATGAGGACTCGAGTTTCATTTGAAACGGGCTTTTTTTTACTTGGTGGTCATGCTATATATTTGGGTCCAAAGGATATTGAAATGGGTAAGCGAGAAGAAACTCGTGATGTTGCTCGTGTTCTATCTCGCTACAATGATATTATCATGGCTCGACTTTTTGCTCATCAG GACCTCTTGGATCTGGCTAATTACGCAAGCGTACCTGTTATTAATGGTCTGACCGACTATAATCATCCATGTCAAATCATGGCTGATGCTCTCACAATGATCGAACACATTGGTCAAATTGAGGGAACCAAG GTTGTCTACGTTGGAGATGGTAACAACATCGTGCATTCTTGGCTCTTGCTTGCTGCTGTGATACCTTTCCATTTTGTGTGTGCCTGTCCTAAAGGTTTTGAACCTGATCCTGAAACCGTTGAAAAAGCTAAACGGGCTGGAGTGGGTAAAATCGAGATCACAAATGATCCAAAAGAAGCTGTTAAAGGGGCAGATGTTGTGTATTCAGATGTTTGGGCCAGCATGGGCCAAAAGGAAGAAGCTGCATATCGCCGTCAAGTGTTTCAAGGATTTCAG GTGGATGAGGAACTAATGAAGATATCGGGCCCACAGGCTTATTTCATGCACTGTTTACCAGCGGAACGAGGTGTGGAAGTTACTAATGGAGTAATCGAAGCTCCGAATTCAATTGTCTTTCCTCAGGCCGAGAACCGAATGCATGCCCAGAATGCAATTATGCTTCATTCACTTGGCCTTTAA
- the LOC139865733 gene encoding hypothetical protein At1g04090-like — translation MFGFDCCCSDKDSELHQLLIEQPKPYFLPSPLPQWPQGRGFASGRINIGELEVALVKDFEFIASYTPKKAKTGVTFYKPVSLPEGFYTFGHYGQLTNQQLRGYVVVARAAQNTETESPPLQLPLGYELIWNSGTIYVWQPIPSDGYRALGFLVTDDEIEPDLEEVSCVRDDLTENCEVDDVILGSNSNIKIWNTKACKTGMFCKGVTVGTFFCTTSSNSSDELDICCLRNMNSNLEAMPNLEQVDALIDHYGPTVYFHPDEVYLPSSVSWFFENGALLFKKGKSDGVSVNSNGSNLPQGGKNDGEFWLDLPEEDNDDTFVKHGNLESAELYVHVKPALGGTFTDIAMWIFCPFNGPVTFTVEFLNINIEMNKVGEHVGDWEHYTLRISNFDGELWSVYFSEHSGGEWVDASNLEFIEGNKPIVYSSRNGHASFPNAGTYIQGSTKLGIGVKNDVDKSDYFIDSSKRYKIIAAEYLTGVVDEPDWLQYMREWGPTVLYDGRSELEKIISHLPFFIRLTVETLIDLFPMELYGEEGPTGPKEKDNWYGDERC, via the exons ATGTTTGGATTTGATTGTTGTTGCAGTGATAAAGATAGTGAATTACATCAACTTTTGATTGAGCAACCAAAACCCTATTTTCTTCCTTCACCTCTTCCTCAATGGCCTCAAG GTCGAGGCTTTGCTTCAGGAAGAATAAACATTGGAGAATTAGAGGTAGCATTGGTGAAAGATTTTGAATTTATAGCGAGTTATACCCCTAAAAAAGCAAAAACAGGGGTTACATTTTATAAACCGGTTTCATTACCCGAAGGGTTTTACACCTTCGGTCACTACGGGCAACTAACCAATCAACAACTTAGGGGATACGTTGTTGTTGCCCGAGCTGCCCAAAACACAGAAACCGAGTCTCCTCCTTTGCAATTACCTCTCGGTTATGAACTAATTTGGAACTCGGGTACGATTTATGTATGGCAACCAATCCCTTCAGATGGTTATCGAGCTTTAGGATTTTTGGTTACCGATGATGAAATCGAGCCTGATCTTGAAGAAGTTAGCTGCGTTCGAGACGATCTTACTGAGAATTGTGAAGTTGATGATGTGATTCTTGGTAGTAATTCGAATATAAAGATTTGGAACACGAAAGCGTGTAAAACGGGGATGTTTTGTAAAGGTGTTACGGTGGGGACATTTTTTTGTACCACGAGTTCGAATTCTAGTGATGAGTTGGATATTTGTTGCTTGAGGAATATGAATTCGAATCTTGAAGCGATGCCGAATTTGGAGCAAGTTGATGCGTTAATCGACCATTACGGGCCCACGGTTTACTTTCATCCGGACGAGGTTTATTTACCGTCTTCGGTTTCATGGTTTTTCGAGAACGGGGCGCTACTTTTCAAAAAGGGAAAGTCGGATGGTGTATCGGTTAATTCGAACGGGTCGAATTTACCACAAGGCGGGAAAAATGACGGCGAGTTTTGGTTGGATTTACCCGAGGAAGATAATGATGATACTTTTGTTAAACACGGTAATCTAGAAAGTGCCGAGCTTTACGTTCACGTTAAGCCGGCTTTAGGTGGTACGTTTACCGATATCGCAATGTGGATCTTTTGTCCGTTTAACGGGCCCGTTACGTTCACCGTCGAGTTTTTGAACATAAACATCGAGATGAACAAGGTCGGGGAACACGTAGGTGATTGGGAACATTACACACTTCGGATAAGCAACTTCGACGGGGAACTTTGGAGTGTGTATTTCTCGGAACATAGTGGAGGTGAATGGGTAGACGCGAGTAATTTAGAGTTTATAGAAGGAAATAAACCGATTGTTTACTCGTCGAGAAACGGGCATGCTAGTTTCCCGAACGCCGGGACGTACATACAAGGGTCAACGAAGCTCGGGATTGGCGTGAAGAACGATGTTGATAAAAGTGATTATTTTATCGATTCAAGCAAAAGGTATAAGATAATAGCGGCCGAGTATCTTACTGGTGTTGTGGACGAGCCCGATTGGTTACAGTATATGCGGGAGTGGGGGCCCACGGTATTGTATGACGGGCGGTCGGAACTCGAGAAAATCATTAGTCATCTCCCGTTTTTCATTCGGTTAACGGTGGAGACATTGATTGATTTGTTTCCGATGGAGTTGTATGGTGAGGAAGGACCAACAGGGCCAAAAGAGAAGGATAATTGGTATGGAGATGAAAGATGTTAA
- the LOC139866685 gene encoding ornithine transcarbamylase, chloroplastic-like isoform X2, with protein MAYAALMPAKLSLQGSHDHIRTTTSCMNFDNLSKDFVRGTKIDKLKINGRVKKSTKALQIRSALSYVEGFKDFLHINDFDKGTILKILDRAQEVKALLKSGEKTYLPFKGKTMAMIFAKPSMRTRVSFETGFFLLGGHAIYLGPKDIEMGKREETRDVARVLSRYNDIIMARLFAHQDLLDLANYASVPVINGLTDYNHPCQIMADALTMIEHIGQIEGTKVVYVGDGNNIVHSWLLLAAVIPFHFVCACPKGFEPDPETVEKAKRAGVGKIEITNDPKEAVKGADVVYSDVWASMGQKEEAAYRRQVFQGFQVDEELMKISGPQAYFMHCLPAERGVEVTNGVIEAPNSIVFPQAENRMHAQNAIMLHSLGL; from the exons ATGGCGTATGCAGCATTGATGCCAGCAAAACTTAGTTTACAAGGTTCTCATGATCACATTAGGACCACTACTTCGTGCATGAATTTCGATAATCTGAGCAAAG ATTTTGTCCGTGGAACCAAGATTGACAAACTCAAAATTAATGGGCGGGTCAAAAAGTCAACCAAGGCTCTGCAAATCAGGTCTGCATTGTCTTATGTCGAAG GGTTCAAGGACTTTTTGCACATTAATGATTTTGATAAGGGAACCATATTAAAGATTTTGGACCGTGCACAAGAGGTAAAGGCGTTGCTAAAATCGGGAGAGAAAACTTATCTTCCATTTAAAGGGAAAACAATGGCTATGATATTTGCCAAGCCATCCATGAGGACTCGAGTTTCATTTGAAACGGGCTTTTTTTTACTTGGTGGTCATGCTATATATTTGGGTCCAAAGGATATTGAAATGGGTAAGCGAGAAGAAACTCGTGATGTTGCTCGTGTTCTATCTCGCTACAATGATATTATCATGGCTCGACTTTTTGCTCATCAG GACCTCTTGGATCTGGCTAATTACGCAAGCGTACCTGTTATTAATGGTCTGACCGACTATAATCATCCATGTCAAATCATGGCTGATGCTCTCACAATGATCGAACACATTGGTCAAATTGAGGGAACCAAG GTTGTCTACGTTGGAGATGGTAACAACATCGTGCATTCTTGGCTCTTGCTTGCTGCTGTGATACCTTTCCATTTTGTGTGTGCCTGTCCTAAAGGTTTTGAACCTGATCCTGAAACCGTTGAAAAAGCTAAACGGGCTGGAGTGGGTAAAATCGAGATCACAAATGATCCAAAAGAAGCTGTTAAAGGGGCAGATGTTGTGTATTCAGATGTTTGGGCCAGCATGGGCCAAAAGGAAGAAGCTGCATATCGCCGTCAAGTGTTTCAAGGATTTCAG GTGGATGAGGAACTAATGAAGATATCGGGCCCACAGGCTTATTTCATGCACTGTTTACCAGCGGAACGAGGTGTGGAAGTTACTAATGGAGTAATCGAAGCTCCGAATTCAATTGTCTTTCCTCAGGCCGAGAACCGAATGCATGCCCAGAATGCAATTATGCTTCATTCACTTGGCCTTTAA